The Megalobrama amblycephala isolate DHTTF-2021 linkage group LG1, ASM1881202v1, whole genome shotgun sequence genome segment GTAAGTATGTAAAATTGTATTCTACATTGTCTGAAGAATTTCACTCACCATGGCACATATTCTGTACAATAAAACTGATTTGATTTGAACTCATGTCTTAATCCATTTTAAACCTGAAAGCCCCCTTTCTGCTGGTTGTGTAAAGCTGTGGTGAGATGGAGACAGTTGTCTTaagaaaaagttcattttatgTAAGTATACTTTAGTTATGTTCAACTATTTTTTAAGTATGCTAAGTgtaatatcaatgtactagtagtaaacttgtaaATGTCCTGCTTGGCACTAAATTTGCCTGATATAGTATATAAAAAGCATGTTTTAGTGTACTAAGTGTtacagtagtaaactttaagtGCACAACTAGTTCACAACCATGTTTCTTAATTGTACTGAATCTGTACAAGTGAACTTACATGtagcacgtcctgatattgctgagttagatgcgttcctgggtcaacatattttgttgatcctggaacaactttctagtctgaaaattcctattcctacccctaaacctaatcctacccataagttatcccaaaaatcagagggaaattatAGATGAATAAcgctgatgtagaagcaccaattcatgattttaagcctaaacttgacataatctgtaaacttgtctctcaaatctgattggttgatttgaatgttgttccaggatcaacaaaaatattgacccaggaacatgttgaactcatcaatatcaggttatgccttacatttaaattagtaGTTTACTATGTTAATACTTGAAACATTTGCTTCATTAAAATACACTTTGaagtatattttaagtaaactactagtttagtagttttatactgcaatagttttctttaagtgaacataacatCATAGTTAGAGTTTACAATTTATGtagtattatatatttatttactatttatgtatcatttttgcactttaattaAACTGCTATGTTCCAATttatgtattacattttaaatgcttgaaatatgtctttaactgtactttaaatttaaaaacattttattctagcttcatggatcctttttatcaacacttgaatgagGGTAATTGTTCTGACTTCATCTTTTAAAACTTCTTTCAACTTTCTGGctaggctttttcaagccaaatTAAAGTTTGTCTCTAGTttacataaaagtttgtttatcTAGTTTACATTACTAATCTTGTTTAAAGCTAAAGTGATTCTAAATTTCTTTATTCTGGTTAAATCCTACATTCTCCTATTAGTTCCAAGAAAGACAGATTATTTATATTGGAGTCACATAAATAACTAAATTGTGCCTGTTATGCTTCAATTGATTTTTGCTCGAATTATGGTCCAAAATAGCACTGGGAAGCTCCAAGACTTACAAAagaaagagtgttttcagcagtttctctgttaatattgatgattctcagactatcaacactcattcaacaagacattcagatcattagcacatcatctcactttattctgattgtttgctgttagaaacaCATTATTTGAGTCAGGATATATGTTAAAAGACTATAACACTGCTCTATTGAAAGATAATACTGTcctctgaagacatcagcataataaatgaggtgaaaacaggaactgttgacatgaaataaagagtgttttcagcagtttctctgttaatattgatgatcctcagactatgaacactcattcaacaagacattcagatcatctcactttattctgtttaACTGTTAGAAACATTGTACTTCttaaagttttttaaatttttgtaaccaaacagaCCCCTGGTTTCATAGACAAGGTTTAAtcctagtcctagactaaaatgcatatttgagctgttttaactgaaagcaacttgtactgacatatctttaAATATGTCagagtcattgttttgtctcaagatgcacaccggtaatatttttttcaaaaaagctacttaaatgccctgattGAACTAGGTTCAGTAATCCTGGTTTAGGAAAGAAACTGGGTCAGAAAGGTTAACAAGAGGAGGTGAAGGGGTGAAGAGAGCATGCTCAAGTGAAGGTGAGTCAGCCAATAAGACTCGCTAGAAAGAATGCTAGAAGAAGATTAATCATAAGTTAAAGAGACTGAAACTACAACAGGAAGATTGGATCACTGGGCATTGATCAATTCACAATTAATATGAAGTTGGAATTTCCAGAAAAGTAGCATAAATGTCTGAGGAGTAAAAGTTTTCATTAGATGCTGAACTGCATTAaggataaatgaataaaaagataaataaatattgctGGGTAAAGCCAGATTCTTTTACGTTTTTATGTTAACTGCTTTGTACtgtaacaaataaaataactagcttatttttattgttacaaTTGCATTCTATAAGACTTTACTACAAACTGAGCCTCCAAAAAGAAGAAGCACAAGAGAGTCTTCTCCATCATTCCTGAAGAGCTTCAGTCTGCGGCGGGTGAGAACTTCATGATTTATGCTAGATTTGACCCTACCTGAATAATCAGGgtttatgataaaaaaaagacaatctGTCTAAACTGATCATATATTTGATTTTGGCAAATCAGCTCCTCCTGGAattcatcatcagtgaagctcctcccaatacactcacatcatcagtgaagctcctcccacatcactcacatcatcagtaaagctcctcccacagcagttctctaataaatgctggaatattcccatcagacgagcatcagagcatcaggaagagctgaaatctgcaaagactgagtttattaaagaggacagtgagaacatgagtgatccagaaccctgcagaatgaaacacactgaagatactgaagaacaaagaggttggtgtttattcttcattcattcatgatgctgaacaacattcatgttagaaaTATTCTAACACTTCTGCATATTTACATTCAGATTTACTGATGaagtttttctttcatttcagaaCTGATGGAGGAGAGcaaggagagtgaagaactgagtgaagtggaggaggaacatcatgacaaacctggagaaaaacctttgagtcactcaaagactaaaaagacattatcaaagaaaagaaaatccaAGAAATCtttcacctgcactcagtgtggaaagcgTTTCACATACAAACACAGTCTTGAGcgacacatgaggatccacactggagaaagacCGTTCTCATGTGATCGGTGCGGGAAGAGCTTCATGCGATCATCATGCCTTAAAGTACACATGAGAATccacacaggagagaagccgtactcatgtgatcagtgtgggaagagtttcccACAAAAGCCAAGTCTCCagattcacatgagagttcacactggagagaagatGTTCTCATGTGATCAATGCGGGAAGAGATTCACACAGAAGCCTCATCTTAGGGGACACATGATGATccacacaggagagaagccgtacgCATGCGATCAATGTTGGAAGAGTTTCACACGACCATCACATCTTAAAGAACACATGTGGATccacacaggagagaagccgttcataTGTGATCAATGTGAGAAGAGTTTTGTGCACGAAACTAGCCTTAAAGAACACCTTAtgatccacaccggagagaagccattcatgtgtgatcagtgtgaaaagagattCTCAAACAAAAAAAGTCTTGAGATTCACATGAAAGTTCATACtagagagaagccgttcacatgtgatcagtgcgggaagagtttcacacaaaaaacaaGTCTTGAACTtcacatgaggattcacacaGGAGATAAACCACAtgcatgtgatcagtgtggaaagagttttgcaCAATTATCAAGTTTTAAAaatcacatgaggatccacactggagataaactgtttacatgtgatcaatgtgggaagagattcaaaaacaaaaaaagtcttGATATTCatatgaggatccacactggagagaagccattcacatgtgatcagtgtgggaagagcttcacaCAATCATCAAACCTTaagattcacatgagagttcacactggagagaagccgttcacatgtgatcaatgcgGCAAAACATTTATTGGGTCATCAGCCCTGAAGACTCACCTTAGAGTTCATACGAAGGAGAAGCcgcattcatgttctgtgtgtggaaagagtttttcactgctgCAAAATTTGCAAACACATCAGAAAATACACACTGGTCTGAGAGattacatgtgctttgagtgtgagaagacttttactacaGCAGATGGTTTAAAactgcaccagagaattcacactggagaaaaaccttacaagtgttcacactgtgataAGAGATTCAATTGTTCATCAcatctgaaatcacatgagatgatccacagcagagagaagccgcacacgtgtgatcagtgtggaaagagtttctcttaTAAAAGTCAGCTGAAgaaacacatgaagatccatgcagtggagaaaccacatgacCACAGTCTGAGATCACAGTAAGTTTATCTTTATGTGCTGAAAAACAAAGTCATCAAAATCATAGCACCGTATGGTCAAATCTGGCACACTGATAGAGGGTAGTCTGAAATgtatagcaaatttggagtctctaactcaacctctctagcgccaccaactgtctAAAGTTACATTtgtgctaataacttttgaaccataatgGCTAGAAAATCAAATCATCTTCACTCCatgctggcaaaaagttattaaaagctTTCTGATAATCATACAAACACCCAAAATCAGACTTAAGGCAGTATCTCCACAAAGCTTTATCCTATTCATATCAAACTTGGTACGtcattgcaaaaataaataaataaataaataaaaaaataataaaataaaaggctaTAACTTCTGAACGGTTTGTCTAGAAATCATGAAAGTGGTCTTGTCGGATAATTCCTATATCAGGCATTTTGGgtgtcagccattttgaattttgtgctaaaatgctgtattttatgaacgcattagtgTATCATTCTGAAACtctgtatgggtcatcagcatgatgctctgaaggagcctgagaagtttcaagcCATcaccacctagtggtaaaataaAAGATTcaaatgcttataactttggGTGTGGTTGACTCCTtttcactcctgaatccttaCAGAGTCCAAcaataccaaacatgctaggtttcgccTTATGGTTTTTGCTATGTGATTtagcactgaaaaaaaaatgtttgcaaataTCTTAGAAACCATTAGTCTGATCACGATAAAACCACTGTAGGAAACACAGAACCATAGTTGGTTAACTAAATGTGAATGcccaaaatgtcaaaatgttgaCATATAAATGTCTTGACTCcaaaatgaactgaaatattttcaccaaattttaCACACTCATGTTTGGGCTTAACCTGAGGACAAATACAAAAAGTGGTGGGATTGTTACTCTTGGTGGCACAATAATTGAAAAAATGAAATTGCCAATAACTACAACAAGCCAAACTTCCTGTCtgccattttgattttctttaaaattatattttttcgTTTGGTCCAAAATTGAAatcgtatcatcttcagatcaTGCCGgcaaaagttatggatttcatgTTGATAGATGAAACCGTATTCATTTACCACAGCAACAAATTAGAGGCTTGATGCCAAAATGACTTTTGAGGCTGAATCTCGgtaatgctttgacatatttaacACCAgctattggtcaaaagtgatagtaataGTGATAAacctttattattgactgtagttatgatttttcagttgtttttacAGCCATGTTGTCATGATTTGTGCGTTCTTTTTGCTTAGCCCTGTAAATGCTGCTTCCAGctttaattattgttattattttggtAAAAATACCAGAAAGCATCTGGAAGGAGAGgccagtgagaacatgagtgatccagaacctgcagaatgaaacacactgaagatactgaagaacaaagaggttggtgtttattcttggATTCCTTGTTCATTCATCATGCTAAAGAACATGGTGGTGCTCATGAGATTTTCATTCTTTCATAATCAAGCTAGTTATTTCTAATACAAATCATCTTCATCACAATAAAATAGATCATAATTGACAAGATTTGAAGGAATTGTTCAACAGCCATTTTAGTGATCTTGACTTTGGGATTCACTTTTCATGTTTGTCTCTCATTTAAAATCTCTcatgatttaatgtttttttttagaccTGAAGTACGTGAACAAGAAAGGAGAAAGAGAATCGGTTACCTGTCCTTAGTGTAAAGAAAGATTCAAATGTAAATCAAGACACAACGCTATGTTTAAGAGCAGGGTGACACCAAACGTGACACGATAAAGCATTTCTTCCATAGAAATCTTTCCTGATCAGctacaatgagagagacacgaCAAAGAAACATCATCTAAAGTTGTCAAAGTTCATTTTCAAGAAAAGCAGTGTGCGATTCAGATTGACTCAAAAATGGGGTTCCTCCCCAAATAACATTATCTTGGTTTTACTCTaacatgtcatttttttttttttttatatatatacattatgtgATTATGCTTTATTATTGTCATGTGTAGTTTGCAATAAATTGAGAAGATGAATCTATTTGCAGCAGTATcacatttattaaacttattaaacaAAAACCCTcgaaaaaaaaacactccaaTAAAGAACAGAACAAGTGGTATAAAACGATAAGCCAACAAGAGAGTGACAGCTAAATATCTGATTGTTCTCCAGGAGAGTTGAGATGGCTTTCTTCTCTTGATAGATCAATCGCATTTATTATCATATAGAAAAAAGTGAGCTGGCTGCATGAATCAAAAGTAGTAACAGCTTACAATATATACCATTGATAGCAGCAACAATACAACACTTTTGACAATACTTTTAGATATATCCTATAATTGTTCAAAATTTAGCATCTTCAGTGTCTTTGTTTCATGTTGACCTAGTTTGGTGGTGACTGCATGAATCTCCTATGGAGATTCTCCTAAGGAGTACTTAAAAACCCAGACTAttcaaaaaatccacattcagaCCAAAATATCCTGTTGGTcggatggctagatgactggatcagagcatctccaaaactgcagctcttgtggggtgttcccggtctccagtggtcagtatctatcaaaagtggcccaaggaaggaacagtggtaaaccggcgacagggtcacgGGTGGCCGAGACTCATTGATGAAcgtggggagtgaaggctgATGAGGCCCTGgtgaaacttaccaattcacaaaattaacggaatgcatagctaaaaaaaaaattaggaccAGTAATTTCtaactactaaattcagaaaaacagagattctaaatTTTGAACCaaaacctagaatactgtctaacacttgatggctgctctgttaaatCTTTGTCgccagctaggaacctgggtgtgctctttgataccaatctttcatttgaaggccatgttactagcacctgtaaaactgcattcttccatcttaaaaatatatctaaactacgacatatgctctcaatgaagaatgcagaacagttagtttatgcgttcatgacctcaaggctagattactgtaacgctctactgggtggttgttcctcccgcttgataaataaactacagctcgtacaaaatgcggcagctagagttcttactagaactaggaagtatgaccatattagcccagttctgtcatcactgcattggcttcctgttaaacat includes the following:
- the LOC125246840 gene encoding gastrula zinc finger protein XlCGF57.1-like, whose amino-acid sequence is MSDPEPCRMKHTEDTEEQRELMEESKESEELSEVEEEHHDKPGEKPLSHSKTKKTLSKKRKSKKSFTCTQCGKRFTYKHSLERHMRIHTGERPFSCDRCGKSFMRSSCLKIHMRVHTGEKMFSCDQCGKRFTQKPHLRGHMMIHTGEKPYACDQCWKSFTRPSHLKEHMWIHTGEKPFICDQCEKSFVHETSLKEHLMIHTGEKPFMCDQCEKRFSNKKSLEIHMKVHTREKPFTCDQCGKSFTQKTSLELHMRIHTGDKPHACDQCGKSFAQLSSFKNHMRIHTGDKLFTCDQCGKRFKNKKSLDIHMRIHTGEKPFTCDQCGKSFTQSSNLKIHMRVHTGEKPFTCDQCGKTFIGSSALKTHLRVHTKEKPHSCSVCGKSFSLLQNLQTHQKIHTGLRDYMCFECEKTFTTADGLKLHQRIHTGEKPYKCSHCDKRFNCSSHLKSHEMIHSREKPHTCDQCGKSFSYKSQLKKHMKIHAVEKPHDHSLRSQ